In Xylanibacter ruminicola 23, a single genomic region encodes these proteins:
- a CDS encoding DUF4369 domain-containing protein, with the protein MKKILLCFMAATAMTMFYSCQPKNANECRIHGVVPDEKFEGKRIFLVPFYGEKNANTVDSVEIKDGKFELTTDSSKLYKILVDLRFRMGVQSLLVIGEPGDVKVIIDSVSHATGTPQNDSLEKWKVRTEMHNRELMKMRRYVAELQSKGDSVQAKYIAQRADSFHLVYKNYTRQMAKNMKEGVLHDFLKDMFPLTYQRKYPDGRVVTMNADTHEEIKQ; encoded by the coding sequence ATGAAAAAGATTCTTTTATGTTTTATGGCAGCTACAGCTATGACAATGTTTTATAGCTGTCAGCCCAAGAATGCAAATGAATGTAGAATTCACGGTGTAGTGCCCGACGAGAAGTTTGAGGGCAAACGCATCTTCTTGGTACCCTTCTATGGTGAGAAGAATGCTAATACGGTGGATAGTGTGGAGATTAAGGATGGTAAGTTTGAGCTTACTACCGACTCGTCGAAGTTGTATAAGATATTGGTTGATTTGCGTTTCCGAATGGGTGTTCAGTCGCTCTTGGTGATAGGCGAGCCCGGTGATGTGAAGGTTATCATTGATAGTGTGAGTCATGCTACTGGTACTCCTCAGAACGACTCGTTGGAGAAATGGAAGGTGCGTACCGAGATGCATAACCGCGAGCTGATGAAGATGCGCAGGTATGTGGCCGAGCTGCAGTCGAAAGGTGACAGCGTGCAGGCTAAGTACATTGCACAGCGTGCCGACAGTTTCCATCTGGTATATAAAAACTATACCCGTCAGATGGCTAAGAACATGAAGGAGGGTGTGCTGCATGATTTCCTGAAGGATATGTTCCCCTTAACCTATCAGCGTAAGTATCCTGATGGACGTGTGGTAACGATGAATGCCGATACACATGAAGAAATTAAGCAATAA
- a CDS encoding TolB family protein yields the protein MMKRINIRYQLLAVCCWLLAMAGSSCSESPTNPTLVNKLPAIYPDYIGVTIPANIAPMDFNFAEEDIDCMDVVVKGSKGGELHANGDWADFNMDDWHELTEQNAGGELVFTVCVKKNGQWLQYQDFKMVVSKHRLDEYGVTYRRIAPGYEVGGDIGIYQRDIHSFDESAILAESVLPGQCMNCHVANHANPNTFNMQIRGEHGGTLIYKDGKQSYLTTKTDSTVANTSYSYWHPDGDYCAFSTNSIHQSFFVGTGQRIEVYDTFSNVLVLDTRTNELVLCPLLQTDDWETYPAFSADGKTLFYCTAKPYRVPAEWDKVKYSLCKIAFDAKTGTYGDHVDTLLNAREWDKSFTYPRASYDGKWLMFNVTNCGNFPVNHPEADLWLMNLQTGETHPLSGANSDDTESFHNWSLNSHWFVFSSRRENGVYSMPYIAFIDDKGRAGKPFLLPQRNPRKYYLEEMDSYNCIDFTEGKVNVDAREINKHVFDNQRIQVKIR from the coding sequence ATGATGAAGCGCATTAATATCAGATATCAACTGTTGGCCGTTTGTTGCTGGCTGTTAGCAATGGCAGGCTCGTCGTGCAGTGAAAGTCCCACCAACCCTACCTTGGTGAATAAGTTGCCTGCTATTTATCCCGACTACATCGGGGTAACGATTCCTGCGAATATTGCTCCCATGGATTTTAATTTTGCAGAAGAGGATATCGACTGTATGGATGTCGTGGTGAAAGGGTCGAAGGGTGGTGAACTGCATGCCAACGGCGACTGGGCTGATTTTAATATGGACGACTGGCATGAACTGACAGAACAGAACGCCGGTGGCGAACTGGTGTTTACTGTATGTGTGAAAAAGAACGGCCAGTGGCTGCAGTATCAGGACTTTAAAATGGTTGTCAGTAAGCATCGTCTTGATGAGTATGGTGTTACCTATCGCCGTATCGCACCAGGTTATGAGGTGGGGGGCGACATTGGTATCTATCAGCGTGACATACATAGTTTCGATGAGTCGGCTATTTTGGCCGAGAGTGTGCTACCTGGTCAGTGTATGAACTGCCATGTGGCTAACCATGCTAATCCAAACACCTTTAATATGCAGATTCGAGGTGAACATGGCGGAACCTTGATATACAAAGATGGTAAACAATCATATCTGACAACCAAAACCGATAGTACCGTGGCCAATACCAGTTATTCTTATTGGCATCCCGATGGAGACTATTGTGCTTTCTCAACTAACTCTATCCACCAGAGCTTCTTTGTCGGAACTGGACAGCGTATTGAGGTATACGACACCTTTAGCAATGTACTGGTGCTTGATACCCGTACTAACGAATTAGTGCTTTGCCCACTGTTGCAGACCGACGATTGGGAAACCTATCCTGCTTTCTCGGCTGATGGAAAGACCTTGTTCTATTGTACAGCCAAGCCATACCGTGTACCAGCAGAATGGGATAAGGTGAAATACAGTTTGTGTAAAATCGCGTTCGATGCTAAAACAGGCACCTATGGCGACCATGTGGATACGTTGTTGAATGCCCGTGAATGGGATAAGAGCTTTACTTATCCACGTGCATCGTACGATGGCAAGTGGTTGATGTTTAATGTTACCAACTGCGGTAACTTCCCTGTGAACCATCCTGAGGCGGATCTTTGGTTGATGAACCTACAGACAGGCGAGACACATCCGTTGTCAGGTGCGAATAGTGATGATACTGAGAGTTTCCATAATTGGAGTTTGAACAGTCACTGGTTTGTTTTCTCTAGTCGTAGAGAAAATGGTGTGTATAGCATGCCGTATATCGCCTTTATCGATGATAAGGGACGTGCAGGAAAACCATTCCTGTTGCCTCAGCGTAATCCACGTAAATACTATCTTGAAGAGATGGACTCGTATAACTGCATAGATTTTACCGAGGGTAAAGTTAATGTGGATGCTCGCGAGATCAACAAGCATGTTTTTGACAATCAACGAATACAAGTAAAAATTAGATAA
- a CDS encoding DUF6057 family protein — MNKTITKYGTIALSVLISIGVFLFWYIAYPHAMSYQEQYQLFLWTSDYFVDRLSVPGGFASWIGEFIVQFYYIEWLGALLLSLLFVALGCTTGWIPAALVLWLLGDPSVKLGYVVALILAVDAHRLNSVKWGKQAWCEAALIPIIYWLTGPLAWVYVLLRMHRYGWKSWPMPLYLLALQLLAYRFCLTQWTLEMTMMPAQYYRTPMMMPTLMWLTPLVTVFTMVVQRRCLSAKWLLPVQAAVFIALCFLGISKGYDKEMYELIRQDYLVRHERWDEIVTRAKEYQVKTAFSSVCVNLALSQKHQLADRMFDFYQSDENALIMPRIRDLTSMLPSAETFWRLGMVNSALRYFFDTQESILDGSMSGRCTKRIAECMIVNGHYKTAKKHLDLLKKSMFYREWAVNAEALLGDEAAIDAHPVYGKLRQLRYKNDFLYSHLELYKMFGLLFMNNTQNTMALEYFMGQMLLEGQMQGFQQYMPMAEKYSGYREMPIGYQDAMMCIQKQGNVPGSPYAAYVKRMMAQKTKNEDNDEAH; from the coding sequence ATGAATAAAACGATAACTAAATACGGAACTATAGCCTTGTCAGTGCTAATCAGCATCGGCGTATTCTTGTTTTGGTATATAGCATACCCGCACGCCATGTCGTATCAGGAGCAGTACCAACTGTTTCTGTGGACGAGTGATTATTTTGTAGATAGACTCAGTGTACCAGGTGGCTTTGCCAGTTGGATAGGCGAGTTTATCGTGCAATTCTATTATATAGAGTGGCTGGGGGCCCTGTTACTCTCACTGCTCTTCGTGGCTCTGGGGTGTACCACTGGGTGGATTCCTGCAGCACTCGTGCTCTGGCTGTTGGGCGATCCTAGTGTCAAGTTGGGCTATGTGGTGGCGCTGATATTAGCAGTTGACGCTCACAGACTGAATTCTGTTAAATGGGGCAAGCAGGCATGGTGTGAGGCGGCTCTTATACCTATTATATATTGGTTGACGGGGCCGTTGGCTTGGGTGTATGTGCTGTTGCGTATGCACCGTTACGGATGGAAGAGCTGGCCAATGCCCTTATATCTGTTGGCTTTGCAGTTGCTGGCTTATCGTTTCTGCCTCACACAGTGGACTTTAGAGATGACCATGATGCCTGCCCAATATTATCGCACGCCGATGATGATGCCAACGCTAATGTGGCTGACTCCGCTGGTAACAGTATTTACGATGGTAGTGCAGCGTCGATGCCTTTCGGCTAAGTGGCTGTTACCTGTGCAAGCGGCTGTCTTTATCGCTTTGTGTTTCTTAGGCATCAGCAAAGGCTATGATAAAGAGATGTACGAACTGATTCGTCAGGATTACCTGGTGCGCCATGAACGCTGGGATGAGATAGTGACGCGTGCTAAAGAATATCAAGTAAAGACGGCTTTCAGTTCGGTTTGTGTCAACCTGGCATTGTCGCAAAAGCATCAGTTGGCTGATAGGATGTTCGACTTTTATCAGAGTGATGAGAATGCGCTCATTATGCCCCGTATTCGCGACTTAACCTCGATGCTGCCATCGGCAGAGACCTTTTGGCGACTGGGTATGGTCAATTCGGCTTTGCGTTATTTCTTTGATACACAGGAATCGATTCTGGATGGTAGCATGAGTGGGCGTTGTACCAAGCGAATAGCCGAATGCATGATTGTAAATGGGCATTACAAAACAGCCAAGAAACATCTTGATTTACTGAAAAAAAGTATGTTTTATCGTGAATGGGCTGTTAATGCCGAAGCTTTGTTAGGTGATGAGGCTGCCATTGATGCACACCCCGTGTACGGCAAACTGCGCCAGTTGCGTTATAAGAACGATTTCCTGTATAGTCATCTGGAACTGTATAAGATGTTCGGTTTACTATTTATGAATAATACGCAGAACACGATGGCACTGGAATACTTTATGGGACAGATGCTGTTGGAAGGTCAGATGCAAGGATTCCAACAGTATATGCCCATGGCTGAGAAATACAGTGGCTATCGCGAGATGCCTATCGGCTATCAGGATGCCATGATGTGTATTCAAAAGCAAGGTAATGTGCCAGGATCGCCTTATGCCGCATATGTAAAAAGAATGATGGCCCAGAAAACTAAAAACGAAGACAATGATGAAGCGCATTAA
- a CDS encoding glycoside hydrolase family 9 protein has product MKKTLYASLAAIMLAMPANCLATKFLGVKVIDKDYLMLHFRDGEVHYRDNGTGPSAYLGHSFAEGDDTLLVFGERLKAAQAQNAALWKISSSDDKTFATAQPLAVWRKSKPMNTDNTLTSELDHWLFLQMPKAMKQGCTYKVAIPAGIGSDKTEASIRFDVWNNQSEAVHINIIGYSPLETIHAADLYQWLGDGGQRDYKQLEGKGVWLYNVNTKKKQKVGTVKFWQPASAAAKEAGGKSLIGTDVWNIDFSANKPGCYRLVVEDVGCSMDFEVKNDIYYEPYRYSVRGYYYMRLGEPINTDKVFPAPRQPQFIPETDPKGFTVYKTDFHPWSPGWAELHTDVWDEPHFKQLKQSIFWQHRLPGNPVNTEVKGGHSDAFDWDRHLAHVSNIYDMLLPYILSGGRLNEDQLGIRESGNGIPDLIDEARNEVDFFLSIRDGEAYSQGVTNPCADWSVMFQAGCTTMAAWANAANCAIIAEAFRLNGNDSLSQYYTAEAIKAFRFASKQDHQQLDDLQDVGSMQMRGRDFRQMAAAFLYNLTGEEEWEKIFAEESMIKSPHSLVFSKGKHGFFGVGVMHEENKKLVPFCQYWAAAAYLTCPQPRHYGELYQNLKASIKAQAEAYNYGHMAQRPSRRSANDDRWQTSQNLQLVMLAHYIANKAERKQLEHAMFTEASWALGRNPGNIVEMTGLGQRHITDVYTTGRNDGAPGTHPGQTPFNGTETWSPGHNGGDARVILAYCYPDWNNGGWPRQESYFNQRYFWVNGEFTPRETMRGKMALLAYLYAIR; this is encoded by the coding sequence ATGAAGAAAACATTGTATGCATCACTGGCAGCAATCATGCTTGCCATGCCAGCTAATTGTTTGGCAACCAAATTCCTTGGAGTTAAAGTTATCGACAAAGATTATCTGATGTTGCACTTCCGCGATGGCGAGGTGCATTATCGCGACAACGGCACAGGTCCCAGCGCCTATTTAGGTCACTCGTTTGCCGAAGGCGACGATACCCTATTGGTATTCGGCGAGCGTTTGAAAGCAGCCCAGGCACAGAACGCCGCTTTGTGGAAGATCAGCTCGTCCGACGACAAGACCTTTGCTACAGCGCAACCCTTAGCCGTTTGGCGTAAATCCAAGCCAATGAACACCGACAATACACTGACAAGCGAGTTAGACCATTGGCTGTTTTTGCAGATGCCTAAGGCCATGAAACAGGGCTGCACATACAAAGTTGCCATCCCCGCAGGCATAGGCTCCGACAAGACCGAGGCCTCTATCCGCTTCGACGTATGGAACAACCAATCCGAAGCCGTACACATTAATATTATAGGCTATTCGCCCTTAGAGACCATTCATGCTGCCGACCTTTACCAGTGGTTGGGCGATGGCGGACAGCGCGACTATAAGCAGCTGGAGGGCAAAGGCGTATGGCTTTACAATGTGAACACCAAGAAGAAACAGAAGGTGGGTACCGTCAAATTCTGGCAACCTGCCTCAGCAGCCGCCAAGGAGGCAGGTGGCAAAAGCCTCATCGGCACCGATGTGTGGAATATCGACTTCAGCGCCAACAAACCTGGTTGCTACCGATTGGTAGTAGAGGATGTAGGCTGTAGTATGGATTTCGAGGTAAAGAACGACATTTACTACGAGCCTTATCGCTACTCGGTTCGCGGTTATTACTATATGCGTTTGGGTGAGCCTATCAATACCGACAAGGTCTTCCCTGCCCCTCGCCAGCCACAGTTCATTCCCGAGACCGATCCTAAGGGATTTACCGTTTATAAGACCGACTTCCACCCATGGAGCCCAGGCTGGGCAGAACTGCACACCGACGTATGGGACGAGCCACACTTCAAACAACTCAAACAGTCAATCTTCTGGCAGCACCGTCTGCCGGGTAATCCGGTGAATACCGAGGTGAAAGGCGGGCACTCCGACGCCTTCGACTGGGACCGCCACCTGGCCCACGTCAGCAACATCTACGACATGCTGTTGCCTTATATCCTCTCGGGGGGACGTTTGAACGAAGATCAGTTAGGTATCCGCGAGAGTGGTAATGGTATCCCCGACCTGATTGACGAGGCCCGCAACGAGGTAGATTTCTTCCTCTCTATCCGCGATGGCGAGGCTTACTCACAGGGTGTCACCAACCCTTGTGCCGACTGGAGCGTGATGTTCCAGGCAGGCTGCACCACCATGGCAGCCTGGGCCAATGCCGCCAACTGCGCCATCATTGCCGAGGCCTTCAGATTGAACGGCAACGACAGCCTGAGCCAATACTATACTGCCGAGGCTATCAAGGCCTTCCGCTTTGCCTCAAAACAAGACCATCAGCAGCTCGACGACCTGCAGGATGTGGGCTCCATGCAGATGCGTGGTCGTGACTTCCGTCAGATGGCAGCTGCCTTCCTGTACAACCTGACTGGCGAAGAAGAGTGGGAAAAGATTTTTGCCGAAGAAAGCATGATAAAGAGCCCTCACTCATTGGTGTTCAGCAAGGGCAAGCACGGTTTCTTTGGGGTAGGTGTGATGCATGAGGAGAATAAGAAGTTGGTGCCTTTCTGCCAGTACTGGGCAGCAGCAGCCTATCTTACCTGTCCACAGCCCCGCCACTATGGCGAGCTTTACCAGAACCTGAAAGCCAGTATCAAAGCCCAGGCCGAGGCTTATAACTATGGTCACATGGCACAGCGCCCCAGTCGCCGTTCGGCCAACGACGACCGTTGGCAAACCTCACAGAACCTGCAATTGGTAATGCTGGCCCACTACATCGCCAACAAGGCAGAGCGCAAGCAGTTGGAGCACGCCATGTTCACCGAAGCCAGTTGGGCTTTAGGTCGCAATCCTGGTAATATTGTTGAGATGACAGGCCTTGGTCAGCGTCACATCACCGATGTCTATACCACCGGTCGCAACGATGGTGCCCCAGGCACCCATCCTGGTCAGACACCTTTCAACGGTACCGAGACTTGGTCGCCTGGTCATAATGGTGGCGATGCCCGTGTTATCCTGGCCTATTGCTATCCCGATTGGAACAATGGTGGTTGGCCCCGTCAGGAGTCGTACTTCAACCAGCGTTACTTCTGGGTAAACGGCGAGTTCACGCCTCGCGAAACCATGCGTGGCAAGATGGCCCTCCTGGCCTATCTCTACGCCATTCGTTAG
- a CDS encoding RagB/SusD family nutrient uptake outer membrane protein, translated as MKKIYLMAIAMLFAVGLTSCEDFLDSKNYTQANSSNYPASADDLNKELAALYGVMNQFSTNPLQTPWFVGYIMSDDANGAGGTGDVESHAIGHLMANKEDLFDAAWHNTYVGIARANAIIYAVDAFDWTGQETTRNQLLGEAYFMRGLFYLWGVQFWGDIPAYWASAAPDPCPQVSAEDVIMPHILADFTSAANLMSHGATTRGDGHATKGAAEGYLARAYMFYEGFYKKAGELATANLADVTFDFEQEGAGTSLSKAQVVSFLEDAINNGGYKLVDDFRLLWQYTNEYTVQDYKFVADLKAAGKSWAGNGNDEEMFQVQYMNAGSWSGTIGMGFVNQVELYCSLRCDDDGAGTANGDLNTFPFGQGWGQGTINANLWDDWSDADPRKKATILDAQAECDKFVFTTSCSEDAGYYNKKWMGITCANSTWDDHNDAYIWWGVYRKNNTSAANNNGNSMQGDHFSDIVLLRLADVMLMHSELTGTADQMNKVRARAGLDATTYSWQNIKNERRFELAGEGLRFNDLRRWSGKGGGASCEAAVALQRQDGSRVNYTGHWTKMHHGQGVGGSSWAQRYADTDGFIMIPPAQISIIGNPEILKQNAGWGSSASGANMSGCPVYD; from the coding sequence ATGAAAAAGATATATTTGATGGCAATCGCGATGCTCTTCGCCGTAGGACTTACTTCTTGCGAAGACTTCCTCGATTCCAAGAATTATACGCAGGCTAACAGTTCTAACTATCCTGCTTCAGCTGATGACCTGAATAAGGAGCTCGCAGCCTTGTATGGCGTGATGAATCAGTTCAGCACAAATCCACTTCAAACGCCTTGGTTTGTTGGCTATATCATGTCGGATGATGCTAATGGTGCTGGTGGTACCGGCGACGTAGAGTCACATGCTATCGGTCACTTGATGGCTAATAAGGAGGATCTGTTCGATGCTGCTTGGCACAATACTTATGTAGGTATTGCTCGTGCCAATGCCATTATCTATGCTGTAGATGCTTTCGATTGGACTGGTCAGGAAACTACTCGTAACCAGTTGCTTGGTGAGGCTTACTTTATGCGTGGTTTGTTCTACCTCTGGGGCGTTCAGTTCTGGGGCGATATCCCTGCTTACTGGGCTTCAGCTGCTCCCGATCCATGTCCTCAGGTCAGTGCAGAGGATGTGATTATGCCACATATCCTGGCTGACTTTACTTCGGCTGCTAACCTGATGAGTCACGGTGCTACAACTCGTGGCGACGGTCACGCTACTAAGGGTGCTGCCGAGGGTTATCTGGCACGTGCTTATATGTTCTACGAGGGCTTCTATAAGAAGGCTGGTGAGTTGGCTACTGCTAATCTTGCTGATGTTACTTTCGACTTTGAGCAGGAGGGTGCTGGCACTTCTCTGAGCAAGGCTCAGGTAGTAAGCTTCCTTGAGGATGCAATCAATAATGGTGGTTACAAGTTGGTTGACGACTTCCGTTTGCTTTGGCAGTACACCAATGAGTACACTGTTCAGGACTACAAATTTGTTGCTGATCTGAAAGCTGCTGGTAAGTCATGGGCTGGTAACGGTAACGATGAGGAGATGTTCCAGGTTCAGTATATGAATGCCGGTTCTTGGAGTGGTACTATCGGTATGGGTTTTGTAAACCAGGTTGAACTGTATTGCTCTCTCCGTTGCGATGATGATGGTGCTGGTACAGCTAATGGTGACTTGAATACCTTCCCATTCGGACAGGGTTGGGGTCAGGGTACCATCAATGCAAACCTTTGGGATGACTGGAGCGATGCCGACCCTCGTAAGAAGGCTACCATCCTCGATGCTCAGGCTGAGTGTGACAAGTTCGTATTCACAACATCTTGCTCTGAGGACGCTGGTTACTACAACAAGAAGTGGATGGGTATTACTTGTGCCAATTCTACTTGGGATGATCATAACGATGCTTATATCTGGTGGGGTGTTTATCGTAAGAACAATACATCTGCTGCCAACAACAACGGTAACTCTATGCAGGGTGACCACTTCTCGGATATCGTGCTGCTCCGTTTGGCCGACGTGATGCTGATGCACTCTGAGCTTACAGGTACTGCCGACCAGATGAATAAGGTACGTGCTCGTGCTGGTCTGGATGCTACTACCTATTCTTGGCAGAATATCAAGAATGAGCGTCGTTTCGAGCTGGCTGGCGAAGGTCTCCGTTTCAACGACCTGCGTCGTTGGTCAGGTAAAGGCGGTGGTGCCTCTTGTGAGGCTGCTGTTGCTCTGCAGCGTCAGGACGGCTCACGTGTAAACTATACAGGTCACTGGACAAAGATGCACCATGGTCAGGGTGTAGGCGGTAGCAGCTGGGCTCAGCGTTATGCCGATACCGATGGCTTCATTATGATTCCTCCCGCACAGATCAGTATCATTGGCAATCCTGAAATCCTGAAGCAGAATGCTGGTTGGGGTTCAAGTGCCTCTGGAGCTAATATGTCAGGTTGCCCAGTATATGATTAA